A single window of Mugil cephalus isolate CIBA_MC_2020 chromosome 1, CIBA_Mcephalus_1.1, whole genome shotgun sequence DNA harbors:
- the LOC125014509 gene encoding DNA damage-inducible transcript 4-like protein, translating to MVATSTLKKTKSSECISELVERRCDRVCIEKELDFWDHCLAEPQRNADASEDRTCQQLAKMFENCLSRAKKTTLHCSSVLVPEKLTRRIAREVLRLSSCEPCGLRGCVLYVHLELEKGCRQLERIVYDASVVPTFELTLVFKQDGTAWPSLRDFLFMGTCFAPAFRHVLKLSPGFRLVKKKLYSSSAGTVVEEC from the exons ATGGTTGCCACAAGCACATTGAAGAAGACCAAAAGCAGCGAGTGTATTTCGGAGCTGGTCGAGAGAAGATGCGACCGTGTCTGCATTGAAAAAG AGTTGGATTTCTGGGATCACTGCTTGGCCGAGCCCCAGAGGAACGCGGACGCCTCCGAGGACAGGACCTGTCAGCAGCTGGCCAAGATGTTCGAGAACTGCCTCTCGAGGGCCAAGAAGACGACGCTGCACTGCTCCTCCGTGCTGGTGCCGGAGAAGCTGACGCGGAGGATAGCCCGCGAGGTCCTGCGGCTGTCGTCGTGCGAGCCCTGCGGCCTGCGCGGCTGCGTCCTCTACGTCcacctggagctggagaagggcTGCAGGCAGCTGGAGCGCATCGTCTACGACGCCAGCGTGGTGCCCACGTTCGAGCTGACTCTTGTGTTCAAGCAGGACGGCACCGCCTGGCCCAGCCTGAGGGACTTCCTGTTCATGGGCACCTGCTTCGCCCCGGCTTTCAGGCACGTGCTCAAACTGAGCCCGGGTTTCCGGCTCGTCAAAAAGAAACTGTACTCCTCCTCGGCTGGTACCGTGGTAGAGGAGTGCTGA
- the LOC125020691 gene encoding mucin-1-like isoform X1, whose amino-acid sequence MKSVRVLVLVLVLQLASVHVLQAETPTTAATTAATTAATTTAALSPKAGQTPTPPAPPTPNTAPATNRSPAVSVNTSAIPNTSPSSTSKALGHTDAVNQSTPTNKPDTTTPSQGNQTGVNKTIGETQATLTTLFELLGHNNTESPGKTNMTTSPAVSGDIARLPGNTHPDKGQAEDAGSQKGSDQETSPLKSDKPLWWLVVPVLVVGAVIATVCHFRCKKIHDHTETIDTGTENASFQNRPESTKDGVMLLGVKSSGGEENAAER is encoded by the exons ATGAAGTCCGTCAGGGttctcgtcctcgtcctcgtcctccagctTGCGTCTGTCCACGTCCTCCAAGCAG aaacaccaacaacagcagcaacaacagcagcaacaacagcagcaacaacaacagcggcGCTGTCACCAAAAGCGGGGCAAACGCCAACGCCACCGGCACCGCCAACGCCAAATACAGCACCAGCGACAAACAGAAGTCCTGCCG TTTCTGTAAACACATCTGCGATTCCAAACACAAGTCCGAGCAGTACTTCGAAGGCATTGGGACATACGGATGCCGTGAATCAGTCAACCCCAACTAACAAACCTG ACACAACCACTCCCTCTCAAGGAAACCAAACTGGTGTGAACAAGACAATAGGTGAAACTCAAG CTACATTAACAACCCTGTTTGAACTGTTAGGACACAACAACACCGAAAGCCCCGGAAAGACAA ATATGACTACTTCTCCAGCTG TATCAGGTGATATCGCTCGTCTTCCGGGGAATACTCATCCTGACAAAGGACAGGCTGAAGATGCTG GTTCTCAGAAGGGCAGTGATCAGGAAACTTCCCCTCTCAAATCAG ACAAGCCACTGTGGTGGCTTGTGGTGCCTGTCCTCGTAGTCGGAGCCGTTATCGCCACTGTCTGTCACTTCAGATGCAAGAAAATCCACGATCACACAG AAACCATTGACACTGGAACTGAGAA CGCATCTTTCCAGAACAGACCCGAAAGCACCAAGGATGGCGTCATGCTCCTCGGGGTGAAGTCCTCAGGCGGAGAAGAAAATG CTGCTGAGAGATAA
- the LOC125020691 gene encoding mucin-1-like isoform X3 — MKSVRVLVLVLVLQLASVHVLQAETPTTAATTAATTAATTTAALSPKAGQTPTPPAPPTPNTAPATNRSPAVSVNTSAIPNTSPSSTSKALGHTDAVNQSTPTNKPDTTTPSQGNQTGVNKTIGETQGHNNTESPGKTNMTTSPAVSGDIARLPGNTHPDKGQAEDAGSQKGSDQETSPLKSDKPLWWLVVPVLVVGAVIATVCHFRCKKIHDHTETIDTGTENASFQNRPESTKDGVMLLGVKSSGGEENAAER; from the exons ATGAAGTCCGTCAGGGttctcgtcctcgtcctcgtcctccagctTGCGTCTGTCCACGTCCTCCAAGCAG aaacaccaacaacagcagcaacaacagcagcaacaacagcagcaacaacaacagcggcGCTGTCACCAAAAGCGGGGCAAACGCCAACGCCACCGGCACCGCCAACGCCAAATACAGCACCAGCGACAAACAGAAGTCCTGCCG TTTCTGTAAACACATCTGCGATTCCAAACACAAGTCCGAGCAGTACTTCGAAGGCATTGGGACATACGGATGCCGTGAATCAGTCAACCCCAACTAACAAACCTG ACACAACCACTCCCTCTCAAGGAAACCAAACTGGTGTGAACAAGACAATAGGTGAAACTCAAG GACACAACAACACCGAAAGCCCCGGAAAGACAA ATATGACTACTTCTCCAGCTG TATCAGGTGATATCGCTCGTCTTCCGGGGAATACTCATCCTGACAAAGGACAGGCTGAAGATGCTG GTTCTCAGAAGGGCAGTGATCAGGAAACTTCCCCTCTCAAATCAG ACAAGCCACTGTGGTGGCTTGTGGTGCCTGTCCTCGTAGTCGGAGCCGTTATCGCCACTGTCTGTCACTTCAGATGCAAGAAAATCCACGATCACACAG AAACCATTGACACTGGAACTGAGAA CGCATCTTTCCAGAACAGACCCGAAAGCACCAAGGATGGCGTCATGCTCCTCGGGGTGAAGTCCTCAGGCGGAGAAGAAAATG CTGCTGAGAGATAA
- the LOC125020691 gene encoding mucin-1-like isoform X2 encodes MKSVRVLVLVLVLQLASVHVLQAETPTTAATTAATTAATTTAALSPKAGQTPTPPAPPTPNTAPATNRSPAVSVNTSAIPNTSPSSTSKALGHTDAVNQSTPTNKPDTTTPSQGNQTGVNKTIGETQATLTTLFELLGHNNTESPGKTNMTTSPAGDIARLPGNTHPDKGQAEDAGSQKGSDQETSPLKSDKPLWWLVVPVLVVGAVIATVCHFRCKKIHDHTETIDTGTENASFQNRPESTKDGVMLLGVKSSGGEENAAER; translated from the exons ATGAAGTCCGTCAGGGttctcgtcctcgtcctcgtcctccagctTGCGTCTGTCCACGTCCTCCAAGCAG aaacaccaacaacagcagcaacaacagcagcaacaacagcagcaacaacaacagcggcGCTGTCACCAAAAGCGGGGCAAACGCCAACGCCACCGGCACCGCCAACGCCAAATACAGCACCAGCGACAAACAGAAGTCCTGCCG TTTCTGTAAACACATCTGCGATTCCAAACACAAGTCCGAGCAGTACTTCGAAGGCATTGGGACATACGGATGCCGTGAATCAGTCAACCCCAACTAACAAACCTG ACACAACCACTCCCTCTCAAGGAAACCAAACTGGTGTGAACAAGACAATAGGTGAAACTCAAG CTACATTAACAACCCTGTTTGAACTGTTAGGACACAACAACACCGAAAGCCCCGGAAAGACAA ATATGACTACTTCTCCAGCTG GTGATATCGCTCGTCTTCCGGGGAATACTCATCCTGACAAAGGACAGGCTGAAGATGCTG GTTCTCAGAAGGGCAGTGATCAGGAAACTTCCCCTCTCAAATCAG ACAAGCCACTGTGGTGGCTTGTGGTGCCTGTCCTCGTAGTCGGAGCCGTTATCGCCACTGTCTGTCACTTCAGATGCAAGAAAATCCACGATCACACAG AAACCATTGACACTGGAACTGAGAA CGCATCTTTCCAGAACAGACCCGAAAGCACCAAGGATGGCGTCATGCTCCTCGGGGTGAAGTCCTCAGGCGGAGAAGAAAATG CTGCTGAGAGATAA
- the LOC125020691 gene encoding putative uncharacterized protein DDB_G0290521 isoform X4, whose product MKSVRVLVLVLVLQLASVHVLQAETPTTAATTAATTAATTTAALSPKAGQTPTPPAPPTPNTAPATNRSPAVSVNTSAIPNTSPSSTSKALGHTDAVNQSTPTNKPDTTTPSQGNQTGVNKTIGETQGHNNTESPGKTNMTTSPAGDIARLPGNTHPDKGQAEDAGSQKGSDQETSPLKSDKPLWWLVVPVLVVGAVIATVCHFRCKKIHDHTETIDTGTENASFQNRPESTKDGVMLLGVKSSGGEENAAER is encoded by the exons ATGAAGTCCGTCAGGGttctcgtcctcgtcctcgtcctccagctTGCGTCTGTCCACGTCCTCCAAGCAG aaacaccaacaacagcagcaacaacagcagcaacaacagcagcaacaacaacagcggcGCTGTCACCAAAAGCGGGGCAAACGCCAACGCCACCGGCACCGCCAACGCCAAATACAGCACCAGCGACAAACAGAAGTCCTGCCG TTTCTGTAAACACATCTGCGATTCCAAACACAAGTCCGAGCAGTACTTCGAAGGCATTGGGACATACGGATGCCGTGAATCAGTCAACCCCAACTAACAAACCTG ACACAACCACTCCCTCTCAAGGAAACCAAACTGGTGTGAACAAGACAATAGGTGAAACTCAAG GACACAACAACACCGAAAGCCCCGGAAAGACAA ATATGACTACTTCTCCAGCTG GTGATATCGCTCGTCTTCCGGGGAATACTCATCCTGACAAAGGACAGGCTGAAGATGCTG GTTCTCAGAAGGGCAGTGATCAGGAAACTTCCCCTCTCAAATCAG ACAAGCCACTGTGGTGGCTTGTGGTGCCTGTCCTCGTAGTCGGAGCCGTTATCGCCACTGTCTGTCACTTCAGATGCAAGAAAATCCACGATCACACAG AAACCATTGACACTGGAACTGAGAA CGCATCTTTCCAGAACAGACCCGAAAGCACCAAGGATGGCGTCATGCTCCTCGGGGTGAAGTCCTCAGGCGGAGAAGAAAATG CTGCTGAGAGATAA